The Penaeus vannamei isolate JL-2024 chromosome 39, ASM4276789v1, whole genome shotgun sequence genome window below encodes:
- the LOC138859949 gene encoding serine-rich adhesin for platelets-like, whose amino-acid sequence MTTISVLSEASKHLTGTAISVLFEASKHLTMTTITELSEASKHLTVTTRSELFEASKHLTVTIISVLFEASKHLTMTTITELSEASKHLTVTTRSELFEASKHLTVTIIGVLFEASKHHTVTTISDLSEASKHLTVTTISDLFEASKHLTVTTISDLSEASKHLTVTTISDLSEASKHHTVSIISEPFEASKHLTMTTISVLSEASKHLTVTTRSELFEASKHLTVTIIGVLFEASKHHTVTTISDLFEASKHLTVTTISDLSEASKHHTVSIISEPFEASKHLTMTTISVLSEASKHLTGTAISVLFEASKHLTVTIISVLFEASKHLTMTTITELSEASKHLAVTTISVLSEASKHLTGTAISVLFEASKHLTMTTITELSEASKHHTVTTISDLSEASKHHTVSIISEPFEASKHLTMTTISVLSEASKHLTMTTISELSEASKHHTVTTISELSEASKHHTVTTISELFEASKPHTVTIISELFEASKHLTMTTISVLSEASKHLTVTTTSDLFEASKHLTVTTIIDLFEASKHHTVTTISVFSEASKHHTVTTISVLSEASKHHTVTTISELFEASKHLTVTTISELFEASKHLTMTTIRALEPPPKSFTQALEPSPKRFRTSHTQVLDSPIPRSLRTSPTPWSFRNPLTPGSFPQPGALEPLTPGAVEPPPLRCLEPPPSRSFRTPIPTPTQELEIHPLSEVQNLPHPGTFEPS is encoded by the exons ATGACCACAATAAGCGTGCTCTCTGAGGCTTCGAAACACCTCACTGGGACTGCAATAAGCGTGTTGTTTGAGGCTTCGAAACACCTCACAATGACCACAATAACCGAGCTATCTGAGGCTTCGAAACACCTCACTGTGACTACAAGAAGCGAGCTGTTTGAGGCTTCGAAACACCTCACAGTGACGATAATAAGCGTGTTGTTTGAGGCTTCGAAACACCTCACAATGACCACAATAACCGAGCTATCTGAGGCTTCGAAACACCTCACTGTGACTACAAGAAGCGAGCTGTTTGAGGCTTCGAAACACCTCACAGTGACGATAATAGGCGTGTTGTTTGAGGCTTCGAAACACCACACTGTGACTACAATAAGCGACCTGTCTGAGGCTTCGAAACACCTCACTGTGACTACAATAAGCGACCTGTTTGAGGCTTCGAAACACCTCACTGTGACCACAATAAGCGACCTGTCTGAGGCTTCGAAACACCTCACTGTGACTACAATAAGCGACCTGTCTGAGGCTTCGAAACATCATACTGTGTCGATAATAAGCGAGCCGTTTGAGGCTTCGAAACACCTCACAATGACCACAATAAGCGTGCTCTCTGAGGCTTCGAAACACCTCACTGTGACTACAAGAAGCGAGCTGTTTGAGGCTTCGAAACACCTCACAGTGACGATAATAGGCGTGTTGTTTGAGGCTTCGAAACACCACACTGTGACTACAATAAGCGACCTGTTTGAGGCTTCGAAACACCTCACTGTGACTACAATAAGCGACCTGTCTGAGGCTTCGAAACATCATACTGTGTCGATAATAAGCGAGCCGTTTGAGGCTTCGAAACACCTCACAATGACCACAATAAGCGTGCTCTCTGAGGCTTCGAAACACCTCACTGGGACTGCAATAAGCGTGTTGTTTGAGGCTTCGAAACACCTCACAGTGACGATAATAAGCGTGTTGTTTGAGGCTTCGAAACACCTCACAATGACCACAATAACCGAGCTATCTGAGGCTTCGAAACACCTCGCTGTGACTACAATAAGCGTGCTCTCTGAGGCTTCGAAACACCTCACTGGGACTGCAATAAGCGTGTTGTTTGAGGCTTCGAAACACCTCACAATGACCACAATAACCGAGCTATCTGAGGCTTCGAAACACCACACTGTGACTACAATAAGCGACCTGTCTGAGGCTTCGAAACATCATACTGTGTCGATAATAAGCGAGCCGTTTGAGGCTTCGAAACACCTCACAATGACCACAATAAGCGTGCTCTCTGAGGCTTCGAAACACCTCACAATGACCACAATAAGCGAGCTATCTGAGGCTTCGAAACACCACACTGTGACTACAATAAGCGAGTTGTCTGAGGCTTCGAAACACCACACTGTGACCACAATAAGCGAGCTGTTTGAGGCTTCGAAACCTCATACTGTGACGATAATAAGCGAGCTGTTTGAGGCTTCGAAACACCTCACAATGACCACAATAAGCGTGCTCTCTGAGGCTTCGAAACACCTCACTGTGACCACAACAAGCGACCTGTTTGAGGCTTCGAAACACCTCACTGTGACTACAATAATCGACTTGTTTGAGGCTTCGAAACACCACACTGTGACCACAATAAGCGTGTTCTCTGAGGCTTCGAAACACCACACTGTGACCACAATAAGCGTGCTCTCTGAGGCTTCGAAACACCACACTGTGACTACAATAAGCGAGCTGTTTGAGGCTTCGAAACACCTCACTGTGACTACAATAAGCGAGTTGTTTGAGGCTTCGAAGCACCTCACAATGACCACAATAA GAGCTTTAGAACCTCCACCAAAGAGCTTTACTC AGGCTTTAGAACCTTCACCAAAGAGGTTTAGAACTTCACACACTCAAGTCTTAGATTCTCCCATACCAAGGAGTCTTAGAACCTCTCCCACACCATGGAGCTTTAGAAACCCCCTCACTCCTGGA AGTTTCCCACAACCTGGAGCTTTAGAACCTCTCACTCCAGGAGCTGTAGAACCTCCCCCACTCAGGTGTTTAGAGCCTCCCCCATCCAGGAGCTTTagaacccccatccccacccccacccaggaaCTTGAGATCCACCCCCTCTCAGAAGTTCAGAATCTCCCACACCCAGGAACTTTTGAACCCTCCTAA